One segment of Candidatus Gorgyraea atricola DNA contains the following:
- a CDS encoding pitrilysin family protein — MRHSSNICNRVSIAKIITLAFFIFSASRVCAQDTKALENGLRVIIKEDHRNPIVVFSVFVDVGSAWEGEYLGSGISHLTEHMLFKGTAKYPTGTIENTLHQYGGSIDGFTSYDYTGYRITILKEHKDIALDILKEMLTVPSFDKKELKKEMAVIEREMDLGKDDPGRRVSRLTFSSAYITHPYKIPVIGYKENFRRLGRDDLIDFFNTNYTPENIVIAVVGDIEKEETLKEIEHLFGGIPRGKNRSTVLPEEPQQIAQNISEESLDIDGAYLNIAFHSTSLLDNDLHAMDLLSFILGDGEGSILNEELRIKQSLVLAITAYNYTPKDPGLFVVSSVLKEEATENAIDEILKVINDVKENGVSDEDLLKAKNNFLAGYIYQKETIESQANDFAIAELLTGNPKFFEFYIERIKAVTREEIQQTAKRYLTKDNMTIAIISGSGNALASESEDSLQKTQRQIKKITLENKLPVLISEDHTLPIVAISLLFKAGVRVETEGNNGVSGLASTMFIDGTTSMPREEIVKFYESRGMAVSAYSGNNSVGILVKCLREHVEDALSLTSELCMNPSFPENELKREKTELISAIEMQDNQVFNHGHRLLKKLLFKTHPYGFQAIGTIDSVTRLERQDLVDLHRGITSADNMVLGISGDCNTSEIEGLVKQYFSAITSGTSRIRSPEKESPIRRKRTQLVETDKEQSLVLVGFRGADIYNRDRFALEIMVNMFSGQSGILFKSIRGKQGLSYATGAFHVLGIDPGYIVLYTLTSKKNIDKVKEIMLRETARFVKKGATEQDIQKSKNHLKAMRQIEMQTNASFIFGVSLDELYGLGYDNYKNYNKNIDIVTKEDIKRVAKRFLTLDRYAILILEGK, encoded by the coding sequence ATGCGACACTCATCAAATATTTGTAACAGGGTAAGCATTGCCAAAATAATCACCTTGGCATTTTTTATTTTTAGCGCGTCTCGCGTATGCGCCCAGGACACCAAGGCCCTTGAGAACGGGTTAAGGGTCATTATTAAAGAAGACCACAGAAATCCTATTGTGGTCTTTTCTGTTTTTGTGGACGTTGGCTCAGCTTGGGAAGGAGAATACCTTGGCAGTGGTATAAGCCATTTGACAGAGCATATGCTTTTCAAGGGCACTGCCAAATATCCCACTGGCACTATAGAGAATACATTACATCAATATGGAGGAAGTATAGATGGCTTTACCTCCTATGACTATACGGGCTACAGGATAACCATCCTCAAGGAACACAAAGACATTGCCCTGGACATACTAAAAGAGATGTTGACCGTACCTAGCTTTGACAAAAAGGAATTAAAGAAAGAAATGGCTGTTATAGAAAGGGAGATGGACCTTGGCAAGGATGACCCTGGCCGTCGGGTCTCCAGGCTGACCTTTTCCAGCGCATATATCACCCATCCTTATAAAATACCTGTCATCGGTTATAAGGAGAATTTTAGAAGGTTAGGAAGAGATGACCTCATCGACTTTTTCAATACCAACTATACGCCTGAGAACATCGTGATAGCAGTTGTCGGTGACATTGAAAAGGAAGAGACTTTGAAGGAGATAGAGCATCTTTTTGGAGGCATCCCAAGAGGCAAAAATAGATCCACTGTCCTTCCTGAAGAGCCCCAGCAAATAGCGCAGAATATTTCCGAAGAGTCCCTGGATATTGATGGGGCGTATCTAAATATCGCGTTTCATTCCACATCACTCCTGGATAATGACCTGCATGCCATGGATCTTTTATCTTTTATTCTTGGAGATGGCGAGGGCTCGATCTTGAATGAGGAATTAAGGATAAAACAGTCGCTGGTACTTGCCATTACCGCATATAATTACACGCCAAAAGACCCAGGCCTTTTTGTTGTATCAAGTGTGCTAAAAGAAGAAGCAACAGAAAATGCCATAGATGAGATACTAAAGGTCATAAACGATGTAAAAGAAAATGGCGTGAGCGACGAGGATCTTCTAAAGGCAAAGAATAATTTTCTCGCAGGATATATCTACCAAAAAGAGACCATAGAATCTCAGGCAAATGACTTTGCCATAGCAGAACTTCTTACCGGGAACCCTAAGTTTTTTGAATTCTATATAGAGCGTATCAAGGCAGTAACACGGGAAGAAATACAGCAGACAGCTAAAAGGTATTTGACCAAGGACAATATGACTATAGCTATTATAAGTGGCTCTGGGAACGCGCTTGCATCTGAATCCGAAGATAGTTTGCAGAAGACACAGAGGCAGATAAAGAAAATAACCCTTGAAAATAAATTACCTGTTCTGATCTCCGAGGATCATACACTGCCAATAGTAGCTATTTCTCTGCTTTTTAAGGCTGGTGTGAGGGTCGAGACAGAGGGGAATAATGGCGTCTCAGGGCTCGCGAGCACTATGTTTATAGACGGGACCACGTCTATGCCTCGAGAGGAAATAGTAAAATTTTATGAGTCAAGGGGCATGGCTGTCAGCGCGTATTCTGGCAATAATAGCGTAGGTATCCTGGTAAAATGCCTGAGGGAACACGTTGAAGATGCGCTGAGCCTTACCTCAGAGCTGTGCATGAATCCTTCTTTTCCGGAAAATGAGTTAAAAAGAGAAAAGACAGAACTTATTTCCGCAATAGAAATGCAGGACAATCAAGTCTTTAACCATGGCCACAGATTATTAAAGAAGCTTCTTTTTAAGACGCACCCCTATGGTTTCCAGGCTATAGGTACTATTGATAGCGTAACCAGGTTAGAAAGGCAAGACCTTGTAGATCTTCATAGAGGTATTACTTCCGCAGACAATATGGTCCTCGGGATATCAGGTGATTGTAATACTAGCGAGATAGAAGGACTGGTAAAACAATACTTTTCAGCTATCACGTCTGGAACCAGCAGAATTCGGTCTCCTGAGAAAGAGTCGCCAATAAGAAGAAAAAGGACTCAGCTCGTTGAGACAGACAAGGAGCAATCCTTAGTGCTTGTAGGTTTCCGCGGCGCAGATATTTATAATAGAGATAGATTCGCCCTTGAGATCATGGTGAACATGTTTTCCGGCCAGTCAGGAATTCTCTTTAAAAGCATCAGAGGGAAACAAGGACTTTCTTATGCGACTGGCGCGTTTCATGTCCTGGGCATAGACCCGGGGTATATAGTTTTATATACACTTACCTCAAAGAAAAATATCGATAAGGTCAAGGAGATCATGCTCAGGGAAACAGCTCGTTTTGTAAAAAAAGGTGCCACCGAACAGGATATACAGAAGTCTAAAAATCATCTAAAGGCAATGCGCCAGATAGAAATGCAGACTAACGCGAGTTTTATCTTCGGGGTTTCTCTGGATGAACTTTACGGGCTGGGCTATGATAATTACAAGAACTACAACAAAAACATAGATATCGTCACAAAAGAGGACATTAAGAGAGTGGCAAAAAGATTTTTGACCCTGGATAGGTACGCCATTCTAATATTGGAGGGAAAGTGA
- the rpsU gene encoding 30S ribosomal protein S21 codes for MSRIEVGQGEPLERALRRFKKKIEREGILKQLKARKHYEKPSEKKRKRLRAAKTSQRPR; via the coding sequence ATGTCGAGAATAGAGGTAGGGCAAGGTGAACCCTTGGAAAGGGCGCTCAGGCGTTTCAAGAAGAAGATAGAGCGCGAAGGCATTCTAAAACAGCTAAAGGCGCGTAAACATTACGAAAAACCAAGCGAGAAAAAGAGGAAAAGACTAAGAGCAGCCAAGACATCACAAAGACCAAGATAG
- the tatA gene encoding twin-arginine translocase TatA/TatE family subunit — protein MFGIGMPELIVILVICLLIFGAAKLPEIARNLGKGIKAFKKEMKDPEK, from the coding sequence ATGTTTGGTATAGGCATGCCGGAACTTATCGTAATTCTCGTAATATGCCTTTTAATCTTCGGGGCAGCAAAGCTTCCAGAGATCGCCAGAAATCTGGGAAAAGGCATAAAGGCATTTAAAAAAGAGATGAAAGACCCTGAAAAATAA
- a CDS encoding AAA family ATPase, whose translation MTKGKIFIAATKQNDGKTTISLGLINAFKKRFRSVGFIKPVGQRYVIEDGFKADEDSVLIEKVCGTKCRLKDMSPIAIEKGFTEKYIKKGGHEKLVSNIIDSFERVSKKKELVVIEGTGHAGVGSVFDLSNARVANLLGAKVILVTAGGIGRPIDEIELNMALFEKEGVDVIGVIVNKVLPSKYKKVKRIVKIGLGKRGIDVLGVIPYTSSLSRPTIKHIMEETGIKLISKKVGMHNKVQNILVGAMQPHAALDYIENGSLLITPGDREDILMTLLSAHLLKRPKRNVSIAGIVLTGGIVPDKKITTLIEEAKIPVLMSKKHTYATAAEIHDLAIKIRPDDKEKTKTAERLVEEYVDIEKILSKIK comes from the coding sequence ATGACAAAAGGTAAGATATTTATAGCCGCTACAAAGCAGAATGACGGTAAGACCACGATATCCCTGGGACTTATAAACGCGTTTAAGAAAAGATTCAGGAGTGTTGGTTTTATAAAACCTGTTGGTCAGAGATATGTTATTGAAGACGGGTTTAAGGCTGACGAAGATTCTGTGCTGATCGAAAAGGTGTGCGGCACAAAATGTCGCTTAAAAGACATGAGCCCCATAGCCATTGAAAAGGGCTTTACGGAAAAATATATAAAAAAAGGCGGCCATGAAAAACTGGTCAGCAACATAATCGACTCATTCGAACGCGTATCAAAGAAAAAAGAGCTTGTTGTCATCGAAGGCACAGGTCATGCTGGCGTAGGTTCTGTCTTTGACCTCTCGAACGCAAGGGTGGCAAATCTTTTAGGCGCAAAGGTGATACTTGTAACAGCAGGCGGGATAGGAAGGCCGATTGATGAGATAGAGCTAAACATGGCCTTATTTGAAAAGGAAGGCGTTGATGTCATAGGTGTTATCGTAAACAAGGTTCTACCGTCTAAGTATAAAAAGGTAAAAAGAATAGTAAAGATTGGCCTTGGAAAAAGAGGGATCGATGTGCTGGGTGTTATACCATACACATCCTCATTGTCCAGACCCACGATAAAGCATATCATGGAAGAGACAGGCATTAAGCTCATTTCAAAAAAGGTCGGCATGCACAATAAAGTCCAAAATATCCTGGTAGGCGCGATGCAGCCGCACGCGGCACTGGATTATATTGAAAATGGCTCACTTCTAATAACGCCTGGTGACAGAGAGGACATACTGATGACGTTACTCAGCGCGCACCTCCTGAAAAGGCCAAAAAGGAACGTCTCTATCGCAGGCATAGTGCTTACAGGTGGGATAGTGCCTGATAAGAAGATCACAACGCTTATAGAAGAGGCAAAGATACCAGTTCTCATGAGCAAGAAACATACTTATGCCACAGCTGCCGAAATACATGATCTCGCCATAAAGATACGACCAGATGACAAAGAAAAGACAAAGACAGCTGAGAGATTAGTGGAAGAGTACGTGGATATAGAAAAGATACTAAGCAAGATTAAATAA
- the hxlA gene encoding 3-hexulose-6-phosphate synthase: MKPILQVALDFVNLSRAMKCAEEAVAGGVDWIEAGTPLIKSEGLNAVRKLREKFPKKIIVADMKIMDAGRTEVEIAAKAGANIVCVLGAASDSTIKECVEAAHNYGAKIQADLIAIKDPEKRAKEIEALGVDYIGIHCAIDDQMKAKDPFSQLKKISKKINTQIAVAGGINSETAPLAVKSGASIVVVGGAINKSKNAKKATADIKKSLQTMKKVKTELFKRVSEKDIEKVLAKVSTANISDAMHRTGDLKFLKAITPDVKMFGRALTVRTYPGDWAKTVEAIDIAEPGQVIVIDAGGVGPAVWGELATHGAMQKKIAGVVIDGAIRDVGEIRKLGFPAFSKLASPSAGEPKGFGEIGIPVNISDTKVFSEDYIVGDDDGVVVIPAQKALEIANRAMNVLEMENRVRKEIDEGSTLAKVIELLRWEKK, translated from the coding sequence ATGAAACCGATATTACAGGTCGCATTAGATTTTGTTAATCTTTCCCGCGCCATGAAATGCGCTGAAGAGGCTGTAGCAGGTGGCGTAGATTGGATAGAGGCAGGCACGCCTCTGATAAAGAGCGAAGGATTAAATGCTGTCCGCAAGCTGCGCGAGAAATTTCCGAAAAAGATCATAGTGGCTGACATGAAGATAATGGATGCTGGCCGCACAGAAGTGGAGATCGCGGCAAAGGCAGGCGCGAACATAGTATGTGTGCTCGGCGCTGCCAGCGACTCGACCATAAAAGAATGCGTTGAGGCAGCGCATAATTATGGCGCAAAGATCCAGGCAGACCTGATTGCAATAAAAGACCCTGAAAAAAGAGCAAAAGAGATAGAGGCGCTCGGCGTAGACTACATCGGGATCCACTGCGCCATTGATGACCAGATGAAGGCAAAAGACCCGTTTAGTCAGCTTAAGAAGATCTCAAAAAAGATAAATACGCAAATAGCTGTTGCGGGTGGCATAAATTCTGAAACAGCACCTTTAGCAGTAAAATCAGGCGCGTCTATAGTCGTAGTCGGAGGAGCTATCAATAAATCTAAAAACGCAAAAAAGGCCACAGCTGATATAAAAAAATCACTACAGACAATGAAAAAGGTCAAAACAGAATTATTCAAGCGAGTCTCTGAAAAAGATATAGAAAAGGTCCTGGCTAAGGTCTCGACTGCAAATATTTCAGATGCGATGCACCGCACAGGAGACCTAAAGTTTTTAAAAGCAATTACGCCAGACGTAAAGATGTTCGGAAGAGCTCTTACAGTCAGGACATATCCTGGTGACTGGGCAAAGACAGTCGAGGCCATTGACATTGCAGAGCCTGGCCAGGTCATTGTGATCGATGCTGGTGGAGTCGGACCTGCTGTATGGGGGGAGCTGGCAACGCATGGCGCTATGCAGAAAAAAATAGCAGGTGTTGTTATTGACGGAGCGATAAGGGATGTAGGAGAGATAAGAAAACTTGGCTTTCCCGCGTTTAGTAAGCTCGCTTCGCCATCTGCCGGAGAGCCAAAAGGTTTTGGAGAAATTGGCATACCTGTTAACATCAGCGACACAAAGGTCTTTAGTGAAGATTATATAGTAGGCGATGACGATGGCGTGGTCGTAATCCCGGCACAAAAGGCATTGGAAATAGCAAATAGGGCCATGAATGTCCTTGAAATGGAAAATCGCGTAAGAAAAGAAATAGACGAAGGCAGTACCCTGGCAAAAGTAATAGAGCTATTGAGGTGGGAGAAGAAATGA
- a CDS encoding secondary thiamine-phosphate synthase enzyme YjbQ, whose protein sequence is MSVVTKKIKLSTKGDTDIIDITAQVASALSKSKLGSGIVTVFVSGSTGGLTTVEYEPGLVQDLKDYFEKIAPKSSHYEHNVRWHDGNGYAHVRASFLGPSISVPFVNGQMQLGTWQQIIFIDFDNRPRSRELLVQIMGE, encoded by the coding sequence ATGTCAGTCGTTACTAAAAAGATAAAACTTAGCACTAAAGGTGACACGGATATTATTGACATAACTGCTCAAGTGGCCAGTGCCCTATCTAAGTCCAAATTAGGCTCTGGCATTGTTACTGTATTTGTGTCTGGTTCAACAGGCGGACTTACTACAGTGGAATACGAACCAGGGTTAGTGCAAGACCTTAAAGATTATTTTGAAAAAATAGCGCCGAAATCCAGCCACTACGAACACAACGTGAGATGGCATGATGGAAATGGCTATGCGCACGTAAGGGCATCGTTTCTAGGTCCCAGTATCTCAGTTCCTTTTGTCAATGGCCAGATGCAGCTTGGCACGTGGCAACAGATCATATTCATAGATTTTGACAATAGACCACGTTCGCGTGAATTATTGGTTCAAATAATGGGTGAATAG
- a CDS encoding dihydropteroate synthase: MFIIGERINGMFKDVAQAIQKKDKSVIQDLAKKQTSAGASALDVNVGPSSDNPKEAMEWLVKTITEVSDAPLAIDTTKKDVMEAGLSACKSKPIINSVNANQDKMDSLFTLAKKYNASVIGLTMDKAGIPKDTEGRLELGMKIVASAMEHGINLSDLYLDAVILPVNVAQVHAKEVLRTIRESKMLADPAPKTILGLSNVSQGAPSQCKSIINRTFLAMAIANGLDAAIMDATDKELVDAAITAELLMEKQLYCDSFLNAYRKK, from the coding sequence ATGTTTATTATCGGTGAGCGAATCAACGGGATGTTTAAGGATGTGGCGCAGGCAATACAGAAAAAAGATAAATCTGTAATACAGGACCTTGCGAAAAAGCAGACTTCAGCTGGCGCAAGCGCGCTTGATGTAAATGTTGGCCCATCATCAGACAACCCAAAAGAGGCAATGGAGTGGCTTGTAAAAACCATTACCGAAGTCAGCGATGCGCCACTTGCGATTGATACAACAAAAAAAGATGTAATGGAAGCCGGTCTATCAGCATGTAAATCAAAACCCATAATAAATTCCGTAAACGCCAACCAGGATAAAATGGATTCGCTGTTTACTCTAGCAAAAAAATACAATGCCTCAGTCATAGGCTTGACCATGGACAAAGCAGGCATACCAAAGGATACCGAAGGCAGGCTCGAGCTCGGCATGAAGATCGTAGCATCTGCCATGGAGCATGGCATTAACCTGTCAGATCTATACCTGGATGCTGTGATACTCCCTGTAAACGTTGCGCAGGTGCATGCAAAAGAGGTGCTAAGGACTATACGAGAGTCAAAGATGCTCGCAGATCCCGCGCCAAAGACCATACTTGGCCTTTCCAATGTTTCACAGGGCGCGCCTTCTCAATGTAAAAGCATCATTAACAGGACATTTCTAGCAATGGCAATAGCCAACGGCCTTGACGCAGCTATCATGGACGCCACAGACAAAGAACTAGTAGACGCTGCGATAACAGCAGAGCTACTCATGGAAAAGCAGCTCTACTGCGACTCATTCCTCAACGCATATAGGAAGAAATAA
- a CDS encoding acetyl-CoA decarbonylase/synthase complex subunit delta, which translates to MDRVIEKWQDTISEVALGVTSDKGQGTRVTVGGETGIFFIKGEDKCPNSPKVAMEVWDMEPPEWPEDLKANFGAALKDPVAWAKLCVEKFSADLICLRLASAHPDTKNASGQDAGKTLENILKAVDVPLIVIGSGTAQKDSDVMVHCTDVAKGKNCLFGIATQENYKTLTAACLSGGHAIISEAPIDINIAKQLNILICDMQFPQDKIVIHHATGALGYGLEYTYSIMERTRLAGLSGDKMLSMPLINFVGQEVWRTKEAKTGDEAAKDWGPSKDRGALYETATAVAYLNAGSDILVMNHPRAVEETKKIIQDLCKV; encoded by the coding sequence ATGGACAGGGTAATTGAAAAATGGCAGGACACAATAAGTGAGGTTGCGCTGGGAGTGACAAGTGACAAGGGACAAGGGACAAGGGTTACTGTTGGTGGGGAGACGGGTATATTTTTCATAAAAGGTGAGGATAAATGTCCGAATTCCCCTAAGGTGGCAATGGAGGTGTGGGATATGGAGCCGCCTGAGTGGCCAGAGGACTTAAAGGCTAATTTCGGCGCTGCGTTAAAGGATCCAGTTGCATGGGCAAAGCTCTGTGTAGAGAAATTCTCAGCAGATTTGATATGTCTTCGCCTTGCAAGCGCGCACCCGGATACGAAAAACGCCTCTGGGCAAGATGCCGGCAAGACACTGGAAAACATCTTAAAGGCTGTGGATGTGCCGCTTATTGTAATAGGCAGCGGGACTGCACAAAAGGATAGCGACGTAATGGTACATTGCACAGATGTTGCAAAAGGCAAAAACTGTCTTTTTGGTATTGCGACACAGGAAAATTACAAGACCCTGACCGCAGCGTGCTTGAGCGGAGGTCATGCTATTATTTCTGAGGCACCGATTGACATAAATATTGCAAAGCAGCTGAACATACTTATCTGCGATATGCAATTCCCGCAGGATAAAATAGTGATTCATCACGCAACAGGCGCGCTGGGCTATGGCCTGGAATACACTTATTCAATAATGGAAAGGACGCGGCTTGCTGGTCTATCAGGCGACAAGATGCTTTCAATGCCTCTCATAAATTTTGTGGGGCAAGAGGTCTGGCGTACTAAAGAGGCAAAGACTGGCGACGAGGCTGCGAAAGACTGGGGACCTAGCAAAGACAGGGGTGCATTGTATGAGACAGCCACTGCTGTAGCGTATCTCAATGCAGGTTCAGACATCCTTGTCATGAACCATCCTCGGGCGGTTGAGGAGACTAAAAAGATCATACAGGACTTGTGTAAGGTGTAA